The Paraburkholderia dioscoreae DNA window CACGGTCACGTCCTGCTTCCAGATGAACGACGGCACGTTGACGAAGCGAACGTTACCGGCATGCTCGCCGTCCCACTTCACGAATGCTTCGATGAACCCGCAAGGCGCATCGATGCCGATGCGCGTTTCGGGTATCTCACGCTGAACCCAACCCAGTTCGACCGCTGCCGTCGCGAGCGCGATGACGCCGTGGCCGCAATGGTCGCTATAACCTTCGTTGTGAAGGAAGATGATGCCGAAATCGGCGCCCGGGGTGACCGGTTCCGTCAGATACCCGCCGTACATATCGGCATGCCCGCGCGGTTCGAACATCAAAGCCCGGCGGATATCGTCGGCGTTTTCCTTCAGCCACGCGCGCCGCTTGACGACCGTGTCGCCAGGCAGACGCGGCAAACCGCTGGTGACAATGCGGAATGCCTCTCCGCCGGTGTGGACTTCGACAGTCTGGATAGTGCGTGAAATTTTCATGTTTGCTTCGTGAAGTCGGTGGGTCGCCTGCCGTTAGTGACAGTTACTGACCGTAGGGGACCGGCAGGCCGTTCTTGATGGTGTACACGGTGGTCGGGGCGCCCTTCAGGTCGCCGTACTCGTCGAACGAATAGGTGCCCGCAACGCCCTTATAGTTCTCCTTCGCGAGTTGCGCGGTCAGCTTTGCCTTGTCCGTTGTCGTGCCCGCTTTCACCATTGCGTCGGCGAGCAGCTTCACACCGTCGTAATAGCTCACGGCGTAGACCTGGGTATCGATGTTGTACGCGGCCTTGTACTTTTCCAGGAACTCGCGGCCGGCCGCTGTTTTCTCGAGCGCAATACCACCCTGCGCGCAGTAGACGATCGATGCCGCGTCGCCGGCAACCTTGCCCATGTCGGCCGAACAGATGCCGTCGCCGCCGAGCAGTTTCGCTCTGAGCCCGCGCTGACGCATCTGTTTGGCCATCGGCGCGCCTTGCGCCGCGTAGCCGCCAAAGAAGATCACGTCGGGATTTTTGGACTTGATGTTCGTGAGAATGCCGAGGAAGTCGGTGGCCGACGAGCTGGTGAATTCCTGGTCTATGATCTGAATGCCGTTTGCCTTGGCGACTTTCGTGAACTGTTCCGCCACGCCTTGACCATATGCCGTGCGATCGTCGATAACGGCGGCCGTTTTGGCCTTCAACGTCTTCGCGGCGAATTGTCCCATCGTGCCGCCCAGCTGTTCATCGCTCGCGCCAATACGGAAGATGTTCCTGAAGCCCTGTTTGGTCAGCGCCGGGTTGGATGCGACGGGCAGCATCGGCACATTTCCGGTGTTGTAGACGCGCGAGGCGGGAATCGCCACGCCAGAGTTATATGGTCCGACAACGGCGACCACGCCGCTATCGACCAGTTTCTGCGCAACCTGCACGCCGATCTTCGGATCGGCCTGGTCGTCTTCCGAGTCCAGTTTGAACGTGACCTTTTGGCCCGCCACGGTAACGCCCGCCTTGTTCAGCTCGTCGATGGCAAGCCGCGCCCCGTTCTCGTTGTCCTTGCCGTTGGGCGCCTGCGGGCCCGTGAGCGGAGCCGAATGACCGATGGTGACGACGACCTGGGCAGTTGCGGACAGGGTGAAACAGGCGGCCATCAACGCGGCCGCAGTCATTGCAAAACGTCGCATACCGAACTCCGATTGGACTGGGGAGCAAACACCTTATGCTCAATTCGGCTCCAATTCAATCGAACGTCGACAACAGCGGCCGCCCCCGGATAACGTCGCGGGAAACGTCCGGATGCTACCGCGACCATGCGCGTACCGGTTCGTCGCGCGTCAACCCGAAAAGCGTCAGAGCCGCTGCAGTTCGTTCTTCATCCACTCGTGAACGGCATGACTCAACTCTTGCTGTGTCATCTCCCGAGGAGAAAACGGCGGCCCGACCACCACGCGAATATGCCCAGGGCGGTCTGGCCAGCCTTTCGTCGGCCAGACCTTGCCCGCGTTCAGGACTACCGGGACGGCAGGCACGCCGGTCGCGCACGCCAGCCGAACGCCTCCCGAAGTCATCCTCAACGGGGCATCGTGACGCACCCGGGTTCCCTCCGGGAAAATGACGACGACGTCGCCCTTTGCCAGCCGCTCCGCGCTTTCCTTCGTGACAGCCTGGTGAGCCTGCCGGGCGGAACCGCGGTTCAGGCTGACCATATCGAGTCCGCGCAGCACCCAGCCAAAGAACGGAATGCGCAGAAGATCTTCCTTGAACACAAAACTGATTCGGCGTGGAATAAGCGCTAGAAAAGCGAGCGTTTCCCAGGTCGATTCGTGACGGCACAAAATGATCGCCGGTCCGTCAGGAAGGTGTTCAAGCCCGT harbors:
- a CDS encoding lysophospholipid acyltransferase family protein; translated protein: MRSTFTKWLFIVYMLGSGTLYSIIILLLFPFVGRAGRYWLAKQWCRALVFVMRWLPGVSCSIDGLEHLPDGPAIILCRHESTWETLAFLALIPRRISFVFKEDLLRIPFFGWVLRGLDMVSLNRGSARQAHQAVTKESAERLAKGDVVVIFPEGTRVRHDAPLRMTSGGVRLACATGVPAVPVVLNAGKVWPTKGWPDRPGHIRVVVGPPFSPREMTQQELSHAVHEWMKNELQRL
- a CDS encoding branched-chain amino acid ABC transporter substrate-binding protein, translating into MRRFAMTAAALMAACFTLSATAQVVVTIGHSAPLTGPQAPNGKDNENGARLAIDELNKAGVTVAGQKVTFKLDSEDDQADPKIGVQVAQKLVDSGVVAVVGPYNSGVAIPASRVYNTGNVPMLPVASNPALTKQGFRNIFRIGASDEQLGGTMGQFAAKTLKAKTAAVIDDRTAYGQGVAEQFTKVAKANGIQIIDQEFTSSSATDFLGILTNIKSKNPDVIFFGGYAAQGAPMAKQMRQRGLRAKLLGGDGICSADMGKVAGDAASIVYCAQGGIALEKTAAGREFLEKYKAAYNIDTQVYAVSYYDGVKLLADAMVKAGTTTDKAKLTAQLAKENYKGVAGTYSFDEYGDLKGAPTTVYTIKNGLPVPYGQ